In Alkalihalobacillus sp. FSL W8-0930, a single window of DNA contains:
- the gap gene encoding type I glyceraldehyde-3-phosphate dehydrogenase yields the protein MATKIGINGFGRIGRNVFRTALNNPNVEVVAINDLTDANMLAHLLKHDTVHGILDADIQVKDNSLVVNGQEIKVSAERNPAEIGWDKHGVEVVIESTGFFTKRADAAKHIEAGAKKVIISAPASDEDITVVVGVNEDKYDPASHDVISNASCTTNCLAPFAKVLNDQFGIRRGLMNTVHSYTNDQQILDLPHKDYRRARAAAENIIPTSTGAAKAVALVLPELKGKLNGAAMRVPTPNVSLVDLVVELDKEVTAEEVNAALKEAAEGNLKGILGYSEDPLVSQDYNGNTHSSTIDALSTMVMEGNMVKVISWYDNETGFSNRVVDLVEYIASKGL from the coding sequence ATGGCAACAAAAATTGGTATTAACGGTTTTGGTCGTATTGGACGTAACGTTTTCCGCACGGCTCTTAACAACCCTAACGTAGAGGTAGTAGCAATCAACGACTTAACGGATGCAAACATGCTTGCACACTTACTTAAGCATGACACGGTTCACGGTATCCTTGATGCTGACATTCAAGTAAAAGACAACTCTTTAGTTGTTAATGGTCAAGAGATCAAAGTTTCTGCTGAGCGTAACCCAGCTGAAATCGGATGGGATAAGCACGGAGTAGAAGTTGTAATCGAGTCTACTGGTTTCTTCACGAAGCGTGCTGACGCTGCGAAGCACATCGAAGCAGGAGCTAAAAAAGTAATCATCTCTGCACCAGCATCTGATGAAGATATCACAGTTGTTGTAGGTGTTAACGAAGATAAATACGATCCAGCAAGCCATGACGTTATCTCTAACGCATCTTGCACAACAAACTGCCTAGCACCATTTGCGAAAGTATTAAACGATCAATTTGGTATCCGTCGTGGACTAATGAACACTGTTCACTCTTACACGAACGACCAACAAATCCTTGATCTTCCGCACAAAGACTACCGTCGTGCGCGTGCTGCAGCTGAAAACATCATCCCAACTTCAACTGGAGCTGCTAAAGCAGTTGCACTAGTTCTTCCTGAACTTAAAGGAAAACTTAACGGTGCTGCTATGCGTGTACCTACACCAAACGTATCTTTAGTTGACCTTGTTGTTGAACTTGACAAAGAAGTTACAGCTGAAGAAGTAAATGCTGCTCTTAAAGAAGCTGCTGAAGGTAACCTTAAAGGAATCCTTGGATACTCTGAAGATCCACTAGTATCTCAAGATTACAATGGTAACACTCATTCTTCTACAATCGACGCACTTTCTACAATGGTTATGGAAGGTAACATGGTTAAAGTTATCTCTTGGTATGATAACGAAACTGGTTTCTCAAACCGTGTCGTTGACTTAGTTGAATACATCGCTAGCAAAGGGCTATAA
- a CDS encoding sugar-binding domain-containing protein produces the protein MRKLVNIQKQLVPDLVETMQKRYRMLQFVHLKQPIGRRSLAVNLQLSERVVRGEVTFLKDQRLISFNTAGMSLTREGETVLVQLEEMMKEILGLRALETELEQKLGVTKVVIVPGNSDEEDWVKQEMGQACVRELKSIIIPSSVVAVMGGTTLAAVAQMMTPDPKVSQSIFVPARGGLGERVENQANTISAEFADRAGAEYRLMHVPDQLSEEAYSSLVLEPSVKEILDLIRTSRILLHGIGDATRMAARRSSEEPFMNKLKREHAVAEAFGYYFNQRGEIIHKQRTIGLQLDELDAGKHVISVAGGASKANAIAAYMKHRPSDVLITDEAAARGLLHNE, from the coding sequence TTGAGAAAGCTGGTTAATATCCAAAAACAGTTAGTACCTGATTTAGTGGAAACCATGCAGAAGCGATACAGAATGCTACAGTTTGTTCATCTTAAACAACCGATTGGACGAAGGTCGCTTGCAGTGAATCTTCAGCTTTCCGAACGAGTGGTGCGAGGTGAAGTCACCTTTCTGAAGGACCAACGCCTTATTTCATTTAATACGGCGGGAATGAGTTTAACAAGAGAAGGAGAAACTGTTCTTGTTCAGCTTGAGGAAATGATGAAGGAAATTCTCGGGTTACGAGCGCTTGAAACGGAGCTTGAACAAAAGCTTGGCGTGACAAAGGTCGTTATTGTGCCGGGAAATAGTGACGAAGAAGATTGGGTTAAGCAAGAGATGGGGCAGGCTTGTGTCCGTGAGCTGAAATCAATCATTATTCCAAGCTCAGTTGTTGCAGTAATGGGTGGAACAACGCTTGCTGCTGTTGCACAAATGATGACACCTGATCCAAAGGTGAGTCAATCAATATTTGTTCCAGCTAGAGGTGGACTCGGAGAACGAGTTGAAAATCAAGCCAACACCATTAGCGCGGAATTTGCTGATCGAGCGGGGGCTGAATACAGGCTCATGCATGTTCCAGATCAGTTAAGTGAAGAAGCCTATTCTTCATTAGTACTTGAGCCATCCGTTAAGGAAATTCTAGATTTAATTAGAACATCTCGAATTTTACTTCATGGGATTGGTGATGCTACTAGAATGGCGGCGAGACGAAGCTCAGAAGAACCGTTTATGAACAAACTAAAACGGGAACATGCAGTAGCAGAGGCCTTTGGTTATTACTTTAACCAAAGGGGAGAGATCATTCACAAACAGCGGACCATTGGTCTTCAATTGGATGAGCTGGATGCAGGAAAGCATGTGATTTCTGTTGCGGGTGGCGCATCAAAGGCAAATGCCATTGCAGCTTACATGAAGCATCGTCCAAGTGATGTTCTCATTACGGATGAAGCTGCCGCTAGAGGATTGCTTCATAATGAATAG
- a CDS encoding glutaredoxin family protein, which yields MEIIFYTKNQCSLCEKGKKVLDQLDLHYQSVDIYQDDALLETYMFRIPVVTVNGQVADEGILSYDTLKEAIHSATHINDSFNKKN from the coding sequence GTGGAAATTATATTCTATACAAAGAATCAATGCTCGTTATGTGAGAAAGGGAAAAAGGTGTTAGATCAATTAGACCTCCACTATCAATCCGTTGATATTTATCAAGATGACGCGTTGCTTGAAACCTACATGTTTCGTATTCCTGTCGTGACGGTTAATGGACAAGTTGCCGATGAAGGAATCCTTTCATACGATACGTTAAAGGAAGCAATCCATTCTGCCACGCATATCAACGATTCATTTAATAAAAAAAACTAA
- the clpP gene encoding ATP-dependent Clp endopeptidase proteolytic subunit ClpP produces MNLIPTVIEQTNRGERAYDIYSRLLKDRIIMLGSAIDDNVANSIVAQLLFLQAEDPDKDISLYINSPGGSITAGMAIYDTMNFIKPDVSTICIGMAASMGSFLLAAGAKGKRLALPNSEVMIHQPLGGTQGQASDIEIHARRIIEMREKLNEILSERTGQSIDIISRDTDRDNFMTAERAKEYGLIDQVISSPSDQK; encoded by the coding sequence ATGAATCTCATCCCTACAGTTATTGAACAAACAAACCGCGGCGAGCGCGCGTACGATATCTACTCTCGTCTTTTAAAAGATCGTATCATTATGCTAGGAAGTGCAATCGATGATAACGTAGCAAACTCAATCGTTGCCCAGCTTTTATTCCTACAAGCAGAAGATCCAGACAAAGATATCTCACTTTACATTAATAGCCCAGGTGGTTCCATTACAGCTGGTATGGCAATCTACGATACAATGAATTTCATCAAACCAGACGTATCAACGATCTGCATCGGTATGGCTGCATCTATGGGTTCATTCCTACTAGCAGCCGGAGCAAAAGGTAAACGTCTTGCTCTACCTAACAGTGAAGTCATGATTCACCAACCACTAGGTGGAACACAAGGTCAAGCGTCTGATATCGAAATCCACGCTCGTCGTATCATCGAAATGCGTGAGAAACTAAACGAAATCCTATCAGAGCGCACTGGTCAATCTATCGACATCATCTCTCGTGACACAGATCGTGATAACTTCATGACAGCTGAACGCGCGAAAGAATACGGTCTAATCGACCAAGTCATCTCTTCACCATCTGATCAGAAATAA
- a CDS encoding HPr family phosphocarrier protein, whose product MLKSEVKVAIKGGLQARPAAMFVQEANRFTSVVNIEKDGKVANAKSIMGIMSLAIRQDATIVISTDGHDEQEALDTLVDYIQNA is encoded by the coding sequence ATGCTTAAGTCGGAAGTAAAGGTTGCCATTAAAGGAGGCCTGCAAGCAAGACCAGCAGCCATGTTTGTACAAGAAGCGAATCGTTTTACATCCGTAGTGAACATTGAGAAGGATGGAAAGGTAGCAAACGCAAAAAGCATCATGGGTATTATGAGCTTAGCCATTAGGCAGGATGCCACAATTGTGATTAGTACAGATGGACACGACGAACAGGAAGCATTAGATACGCTAGTTGATTATATTCAGAACGCTTAA
- the whiA gene encoding DNA-binding protein WhiA, whose translation MSFAAKVKKELTQLDPATPQASAELAALVRMNGSLSFARQQVGLDITTENAAIARRIYTLLKQLFPDIFIELLVRKKMRLKKNNVYLVRVSRGAKPLMETLGIIGEGFTLIRSVTPDFLHTEQRKRAYLRGAFLAGGSVNHPETSSYHLEIFSSSEEHNQSLCELMNEYGLRAKPLERKKGYIVYIKESEKITEFLSIIGAHQALLYFEDVRILKDMRNSVNRLVNCETANLNKTVGAALRQVENIRLIQRTIGLDQLPPKLRDIATLRLTHQDVTLKELGDMLEGGKVSKSGINHRLKKIDEIAEKIRSGDMINS comes from the coding sequence ATGTCTTTTGCAGCTAAAGTAAAAAAAGAATTAACTCAGCTTGATCCTGCGACTCCACAAGCTTCTGCTGAGTTGGCTGCTCTCGTTCGTATGAATGGTTCACTATCGTTTGCCAGGCAGCAGGTCGGTTTGGATATTACCACCGAAAATGCTGCAATTGCCAGACGAATCTACACTTTATTAAAACAATTGTTTCCAGACATTTTTATCGAGCTGCTTGTTCGGAAAAAAATGCGATTAAAAAAGAACAATGTCTACTTGGTAAGAGTATCACGAGGGGCGAAACCTCTAATGGAGACGTTAGGGATTATCGGTGAAGGATTCACGCTGATTCGTTCGGTTACACCTGACTTCCTTCATACGGAACAACGTAAACGAGCGTACTTGCGGGGAGCTTTTTTAGCGGGTGGTTCTGTGAATCATCCGGAAACATCCTCCTATCATTTAGAAATTTTTTCTTCATCAGAGGAACATAATCAATCGTTATGTGAATTAATGAACGAATATGGATTGCGAGCAAAGCCACTAGAACGAAAAAAAGGATATATTGTATACATTAAAGAAAGTGAGAAGATTACAGAGTTCTTAAGTATTATAGGTGCGCATCAGGCGTTGCTTTATTTTGAAGATGTTCGTATTTTAAAGGATATGAGGAACTCTGTAAATCGACTGGTGAATTGCGAAACCGCCAATCTGAACAAAACGGTAGGTGCGGCGCTTAGACAGGTTGAAAACATCCGGTTGATCCAGCGGACGATCGGTTTGGATCAGCTGCCACCGAAATTAAGGGACATTGCTACGCTTCGATTAACTCATCAAGACGTGACGCTAAAAGAACTTGGGGACATGCTTGAAGGTGGTAAAGTGAGCAAATCTGGGATTAATCACAGATTAAAGAAGATTGACGAAATTGCCGAAAAGATCCGATCAGGAGATATGATAAATAGCTGA
- a CDS encoding YvcK family protein codes for MSKNVVVIGGGTGLSVLLRGLKTFPVNITAIVTVADDGGSSGILRKELDIPPPGDVRNVLTALAEVEPLVEELFQHRFENGSGLSGHSLGNLLLAGMTSITGDFHQGIVAVSRVLNVRGTVLPAANQSIVLHAEMEDGSMVTGESKIPTARKPIKRVFLTPEVIEPLPESLEAIKNADLIVLGPGSLYTSVLPNLLVPGIVEAIRASDARKMYICNAMTQLGETDGYSAADHLYGLIFHCGPHLVDDILVNGSIISQNVRARYEEEIAFPVTVDHERLQEMGVNIICDDFVLEQDGQLRHNAKMVSEAILRSGSLDVPLT; via the coding sequence GTGAGTAAGAATGTAGTTGTCATTGGAGGCGGCACGGGTTTATCGGTTTTACTTCGCGGTCTCAAAACGTTTCCGGTTAATATAACGGCTATTGTAACTGTAGCCGATGATGGCGGAAGCTCAGGCATATTACGGAAGGAATTAGATATCCCACCGCCAGGAGACGTGCGAAACGTGTTAACCGCATTAGCCGAAGTGGAACCGCTGGTTGAAGAGCTTTTTCAGCATCGGTTTGAAAATGGAAGTGGCTTATCAGGTCATTCATTAGGGAACTTGCTTCTAGCTGGTATGACGTCCATCACTGGTGACTTTCATCAAGGCATTGTTGCTGTCAGTCGAGTGTTAAATGTACGCGGAACAGTTCTTCCAGCTGCGAATCAGAGTATCGTACTTCATGCAGAGATGGAAGATGGTTCAATGGTTACGGGTGAATCAAAGATTCCAACAGCCCGTAAGCCGATTAAGCGTGTCTTTTTAACACCTGAAGTGATTGAGCCCCTACCTGAAAGTCTTGAAGCAATTAAGAATGCAGACCTTATTGTACTTGGTCCGGGCAGCTTATATACTAGCGTATTACCAAACCTACTCGTACCAGGTATTGTGGAAGCGATTCGGGCATCCGACGCTAGAAAAATGTATATCTGCAATGCAATGACTCAACTAGGTGAGACAGATGGATATTCTGCTGCTGATCACCTATATGGACTGATTTTTCATTGTGGACCTCATTTGGTTGATGACATCCTGGTAAATGGTTCAATTATCTCTCAAAACGTGCGAGCACGATACGAGGAAGAGATTGCCTTTCCAGTGACGGTTGATCATGAACGACTACAAGAGATGGGTGTTAACATAATCTGTGATGACTTTGTGTTAGAGCAGGACGGCCAATTAAGACACAATGCAAAAATGGTATCAGAGGCCATTCTTCGATCAGGGAGCTTGGATGTGCCCCTGACTTAA
- the rapZ gene encoding RNase adapter RapZ: MGETEQTIEIVIITGMSGAGKTVAVQSFEDLGYFCVDNLPPALLPKFMDLVEGASGKMNKVALVMDLRGQRFFDHLFEAVDQLSHSHMKPAVQILFLESKDNKLVQRYKESRRTHPLAKNGLPLEGIRLEREMLEELKGRAQLIIDTTDLKPVELRERLIRRFSSNARQSFSIQLVSFGFKYGIPIDADLVFDVRFLPNPHYIEHMRPQTGLDEEVSSYVLKWSETQQFVDKLTDLLDFMLPQYKREGKSQVVIGIGCTGGQHRSVTLVEHFAKQFEADYEVHASHRDIAKRKVLNL, translated from the coding sequence ATGGGAGAGACAGAACAAACCATTGAGATTGTCATAATTACGGGAATGTCAGGAGCGGGGAAAACCGTTGCTGTTCAAAGCTTTGAGGATTTAGGTTATTTCTGTGTTGATAATCTTCCTCCTGCACTGCTTCCCAAATTCATGGATTTAGTTGAAGGTGCAAGTGGAAAGATGAATAAAGTAGCGCTTGTCATGGACTTACGTGGACAGCGTTTCTTTGATCATTTATTTGAGGCAGTTGATCAATTAAGTCATAGTCATATGAAACCAGCCGTACAGATTTTGTTTCTTGAATCAAAAGATAACAAGCTGGTACAACGATACAAGGAATCAAGAAGAACGCATCCTTTAGCCAAAAATGGTTTGCCACTTGAAGGCATCCGTCTTGAGAGAGAAATGCTTGAAGAGTTAAAAGGACGTGCTCAACTGATTATTGATACAACGGATTTAAAGCCGGTGGAATTACGCGAGCGTCTCATCCGTCGTTTTTCTTCTAATGCTAGACAATCCTTTTCAATCCAGCTTGTTTCCTTTGGATTTAAATATGGCATACCGATTGATGCAGACCTAGTATTTGATGTGCGATTCTTGCCCAATCCACACTATATTGAGCATATGCGTCCACAAACAGGCCTGGATGAAGAAGTGTCGTCCTATGTACTTAAGTGGTCTGAAACTCAGCAGTTTGTTGACAAATTAACGGACCTGCTTGATTTTATGCTTCCGCAATACAAAAGAGAGGGCAAAAGCCAGGTTGTTATTGGAATCGGCTGTACAGGTGGTCAACACCGCTCCGTTACACTGGTAGAGCATTTCGCAAAACAATTCGAGGCGGATTATGAGGTTCATGCAAGCCACCGCGATATCGCGAAACGAAAGGTTCTCAACCTGTGA
- a CDS encoding 8-oxo-dGTP diphosphatase, whose protein sequence is MQRVTNCVLVTNDQVLLLQKPSRGWWVAPGGKMESGESIKESSTREIREETGLSVSHPELNGVYTIVIEENNETVSEWMLFTFKAEAYSGTLLEQSPEGKLKWWPCEEVAHLPMAAGDKFIIEHALNGKGVQYGTFYYTPDYKLLRSRLDPAAQTKPE, encoded by the coding sequence TTGCAAAGGGTTACAAATTGCGTACTTGTAACAAATGATCAAGTATTGCTTCTTCAAAAGCCGAGTCGTGGCTGGTGGGTTGCTCCAGGTGGGAAAATGGAGTCTGGAGAATCAATTAAAGAATCATCTACTAGAGAAATTAGAGAAGAAACAGGCTTATCCGTTAGTCATCCAGAATTAAATGGTGTGTATACCATTGTAATAGAAGAAAACAACGAGACAGTTTCAGAGTGGATGTTGTTTACATTTAAAGCAGAAGCTTATTCAGGTACATTGCTCGAGCAATCTCCTGAAGGAAAATTAAAATGGTGGCCGTGCGAAGAGGTAGCTCATCTGCCAATGGCTGCGGGAGACAAGTTCATTATTGAACATGCATTAAATGGTAAAGGCGTTCAGTATGGAACGTTTTATTACACTCCGGATTATAAGCTATTACGGTCACGCCTAGACCCAGCTGCACAAACGAAGCCAGAATAG
- the trxB gene encoding thioredoxin-disulfide reductase, which produces MSEETIYDVIIAGAGPAGMTAAVYTSRAQLSTLMLERGVPGGQMANTEEVENYPGFDHILGPDLSTKMFEHAKKFGAKYAYGDIKEIIDEGDTKRVIAGSKEYRARAVIVTTGAEYKKIGVPGEKELGGRGVSYCAVCDGAFFKNRELVVVGGGDSAVEEAVYLTRFASKVTVIHRRDELRAQKILQQRAFDNDKVEFIWNHVVTEIDEEGGKVGSVKLKNTKTDEVSEFKTDGVFIYIGLLPLNESVKNLGILNEEGYIVTNEEMETKIPGIFAAGDVREKSLRQIVTATGDGSVAAQNVQHYIESLAEKVNP; this is translated from the coding sequence ATGAGTGAAGAAACCATTTATGATGTTATTATTGCCGGAGCAGGACCTGCAGGGATGACTGCAGCTGTCTATACATCTCGTGCACAATTAAGCACATTAATGCTTGAGCGAGGTGTTCCAGGCGGACAAATGGCCAATACAGAAGAAGTTGAAAACTATCCTGGTTTTGATCATATTTTAGGACCGGATCTTTCAACTAAAATGTTTGAGCACGCAAAGAAATTTGGTGCCAAATATGCATATGGAGACATTAAGGAAATTATAGATGAAGGCGACACAAAACGCGTCATTGCAGGATCAAAAGAATACCGCGCTCGAGCTGTGATCGTTACAACTGGAGCCGAGTATAAGAAAATTGGCGTACCTGGTGAAAAAGAGCTAGGCGGACGCGGCGTATCCTACTGTGCGGTTTGTGACGGAGCGTTCTTCAAAAATCGTGAGCTTGTCGTCGTAGGTGGAGGAGACTCTGCAGTAGAAGAAGCGGTTTACTTAACGCGATTTGCTTCAAAGGTTACTGTTATTCACCGTCGTGATGAATTACGTGCTCAAAAGATCTTACAACAACGTGCTTTTGATAACGACAAAGTTGAATTCATCTGGAATCACGTTGTTACTGAGATAGATGAAGAAGGCGGCAAAGTTGGAAGTGTCAAACTGAAAAACACAAAAACAGACGAAGTCTCTGAGTTCAAGACAGACGGCGTATTCATTTACATTGGCTTGCTTCCATTGAATGAAAGTGTGAAGAACCTAGGTATCCTGAATGAAGAAGGATACATTGTGACAAATGAAGAGATGGAAACAAAAATCCCTGGTATTTTTGCAGCTGGAGATGTCCGTGAGAAATCTCTTCGTCAAATTGTTACAGCAACTGGTGATGGAAGTGTAGCAGCGCAAAACGTGCAACATTACATCGAAAGTCTTGCTGAAAAAGTCAATCCGTGA
- a CDS encoding tetratricopeptide repeat protein yields MDVSVYRKKQTNVIPFLQNGDYFFHRGIDAYKKKNLKRAVTLFERAVKLTDKEPVFQIQLAAVLSELSEYERSNDILRAVLTETSDYPECYFFMANNYAYLGQFLLAEQSVKTYLKETTAESRLEGAEELLEMLKEEELAMEDESEEIESLISGHTTAGSFLKQNKPEQAIPVLKEMVEDYPSCWAAFNHLAEAYFRSGQIGKAFTISKHVLTEDKGNLFALCNLALFNLELGEMSEAKSYAKVLTQVYPMDTDHYLKLARVLCALGEYQEAERRLAEVDTLTFDLDPELYDCLGVAQFQLGKQERAISLWKKAIKKGHTETEERLADLAHPEKSEVSFRLWPQSI; encoded by the coding sequence ATGGATGTATCGGTTTATCGAAAAAAACAGACCAATGTAATCCCATTTCTACAAAATGGAGATTACTTCTTTCATAGAGGCATTGATGCCTACAAAAAAAAGAATTTAAAGCGTGCCGTCACGTTGTTTGAACGAGCGGTCAAGCTAACAGATAAAGAACCTGTGTTTCAAATTCAATTAGCTGCTGTATTGTCAGAGCTTAGTGAATATGAGCGTTCAAATGATATTCTTCGTGCTGTGTTAACCGAGACGAGTGATTATCCTGAATGCTACTTTTTTATGGCCAATAACTATGCTTATTTAGGTCAGTTTTTGTTAGCTGAGCAATCAGTAAAAACGTATTTAAAAGAGACTACAGCTGAATCTCGCCTTGAGGGTGCTGAGGAGTTACTGGAAATGCTTAAGGAAGAAGAACTAGCAATGGAGGATGAGTCAGAGGAGATTGAAAGCCTGATTTCTGGCCATACTACAGCTGGATCTTTTCTAAAGCAAAACAAGCCAGAACAGGCTATTCCGGTTTTAAAAGAGATGGTAGAGGATTATCCAAGCTGTTGGGCAGCCTTTAATCATTTAGCTGAAGCCTATTTTAGATCTGGGCAAATTGGTAAAGCCTTTACTATATCAAAGCATGTGCTTACCGAAGATAAAGGCAACCTGTTTGCTTTATGTAATCTTGCTTTATTTAACCTGGAGCTAGGTGAAATGAGTGAAGCAAAATCCTATGCGAAGGTGCTCACTCAGGTCTATCCAATGGACACAGATCATTATTTAAAATTAGCGCGTGTACTTTGTGCGTTAGGGGAGTATCAGGAAGCTGAAAGACGTTTAGCAGAAGTGGATACACTTACCTTTGATCTTGATCCTGAGCTGTATGATTGCCTTGGAGTTGCCCAGTTCCAACTTGGAAAACAGGAACGAGCGATTTCTTTATGGAAAAAGGCGATCAAAAAAGGACATACTGAAACAGAAGAAAGATTGGCAGATCTTGCGCACCCAGAAAAAAGCGAGGTCAGCTTCCGTCTATGGCCACAAAGTATATGA
- the amaP gene encoding alkaline shock response membrane anchor protein AmaP translates to MNLFIRFVLGVYALLTLLLTASVLLTVTDTYDPINAWLDAQQANEGFWIIIGILSFIGLLSLIFLIQAFKMKRSSDSKYVAPTDIGVIGISKASIESTVLTIIRRFDGLRSVKVDANILSKSQQILINVRYTPFGTSPVQENAKKLQETIKTELEKWLEIPVKEVKIAVENEPYTSKKRERVI, encoded by the coding sequence GTGAATCTGTTCATTCGATTTGTTTTAGGCGTTTATGCCTTACTCACACTTCTATTAACAGCAAGTGTTCTACTCACTGTAACAGACACGTATGACCCAATTAATGCTTGGCTAGATGCTCAACAAGCGAATGAAGGGTTTTGGATCATCATTGGGATACTTAGTTTCATCGGGTTGTTATCCCTAATCTTCTTAATCCAGGCATTCAAAATGAAACGATCTTCTGATTCTAAGTATGTGGCACCGACTGATATCGGAGTCATCGGAATATCAAAAGCATCCATTGAATCAACGGTGCTAACGATCATTAGAAGATTTGACGGGCTTAGATCGGTCAAAGTCGATGCGAATATTCTATCAAAATCTCAGCAAATTTTGATCAATGTCCGTTATACGCCGTTTGGGACAAGCCCAGTACAAGAAAACGCAAAAAAACTTCAAGAAACGATAAAAACAGAGCTTGAGAAGTGGTTAGAGATCCCTGTTAAAGAAGTGAAAATTGCTGTGGAAAATGAACCGTACACTTCAAAGAAACGGGAACGCGTCATATAA
- a CDS encoding DUF2273 domain-containing protein, with amino-acid sequence MNPETFMRYRGRILGLLIAIVFSILYLTIGFGYTVAVALFVLIGYVIGKWIDGDLDVSTYIQALFSRRD; translated from the coding sequence ATGAATCCTGAAACCTTCATGCGCTATCGTGGGCGCATTCTAGGATTATTGATTGCCATCGTCTTCAGTATTTTGTATTTGACGATTGGCTTCGGATATACAGTGGCCGTTGCACTATTTGTTTTAATTGGTTACGTCATTGGAAAGTGGATAGATGGAGACTTAGATGTAAGTACCTACATCCAGGCGTTATTTAGCCGAAGAGATTAA
- a CDS encoding Asp23/Gls24 family envelope stress response protein, with the protein METNIKSTEKTNAQLQKEQEQQSTEQTNREKLTYDDEVIKKITALATNEVSGILGMSGNLFQGVRETFGGDEKITKGIHADVGEKQVAIDIEVYVEYGKNIPSIYREVKESVSKNIHNMTGLELVEFNMNVDDVYTREEFESRKSNSSSSTAGRVE; encoded by the coding sequence ATGGAAACAAACATTAAATCAACTGAAAAGACAAATGCACAATTACAAAAGGAACAAGAGCAACAATCAACAGAGCAAACAAACCGTGAAAAGCTAACCTATGATGATGAAGTCATCAAAAAAATTACGGCACTTGCCACAAATGAAGTATCAGGAATCCTAGGAATGAGCGGCAACCTGTTCCAAGGAGTGAGAGAAACATTTGGCGGCGATGAAAAGATTACTAAAGGTATCCACGCTGATGTCGGGGAAAAACAAGTTGCGATCGACATTGAGGTCTATGTGGAATATGGTAAGAACATTCCAAGCATTTACCGTGAAGTAAAAGAAAGTGTAAGCAAAAATATCCATAACATGACTGGACTTGAGCTTGTAGAGTTTAACATGAATGTAGATGATGTCTACACTCGTGAAGAATTCGAAAGCAGAAAATCAAATTCAAGCTCATCTACTGCTGGAAGAGTAGAGTAA
- the hisIE gene encoding bifunctional phosphoribosyl-AMP cyclohydrolase/phosphoribosyl-ATP diphosphatase HisIE, with the protein MNLESIQYDVKGLVPAIVQDAASKEVLTLAYMNEESLTKSLETRETWFYSRSRQELWHKGETSGNTQKIQDIRYDCDKDALLVLVTPEGPACHKGTYTCFSSSLDEQEVAVSETSSVTILTELEQIIAEREAERPEGAYTTYLFEKGVDKILKKVGEESAEVIIAAKNRDREELTNEAADLLYHLFVLLREQKVSFSEVTDILKERS; encoded by the coding sequence ATGAATCTAGAATCCATTCAATATGACGTGAAAGGTCTTGTGCCAGCCATTGTTCAAGATGCAGCAAGCAAAGAAGTATTAACTCTTGCGTACATGAACGAGGAATCATTAACTAAGTCACTTGAAACAAGAGAAACCTGGTTTTACAGCCGTTCAAGGCAGGAGCTGTGGCATAAAGGTGAAACCTCTGGAAACACTCAGAAAATCCAAGATATTCGTTACGACTGTGATAAGGATGCATTACTCGTGCTTGTTACGCCAGAAGGCCCGGCATGTCATAAGGGCACATACACATGCTTCTCTTCTTCATTAGATGAGCAGGAGGTAGCTGTTAGTGAAACGAGCTCGGTAACTATTCTTACGGAACTTGAACAAATCATTGCCGAAAGAGAAGCTGAACGACCAGAGGGAGCCTACACGACGTACTTATTTGAAAAGGGAGTCGATAAGATCCTGAAAAAAGTAGGCGAGGAATCAGCGGAAGTGATTATAGCGGCGAAAAACCGTGATCGCGAGGAGCTAACAAACGAAGCTGCGGATCTTTTGTATCACCTGTTTGTTTTACTCAGAGAACAGAAGGTGTCATTTAGCGAAGTAACAGATATTTTAAAGGAACGTTCGTAA